From the Vanacampus margaritifer isolate UIUO_Vmar chromosome 14, RoL_Vmar_1.0, whole genome shotgun sequence genome, the window CCTaatcccccaccccaccctgcCGCCACATTATTGCCACCCACTGAGCCATTTCCAGCCTCTAATGGCTTCCACAGGCCGTCCATTTGGGATGATACCCGTCTGAGACTCGTTTATCCCCTCACAATTGGGTGCAATGCAATGTTGCTAAATTTAACCTGAATTAACACACAAAGGGGCTGGAACAGTTTGAAAATTGGAAGGGAAAATAAGGTGCACAGAAAGATAGTGAAACTCTGCAGCAaatccaaaaggtaagcagagctgcatggGGGATTTGTCGGCTGCACAGATTGTGAGCGTCGTCACTAATTGTCAAGACAAGCGGCTGATGTGAAACGGAGTCTGCTTTCTTTTACGCCGGCCGCGCGGCGCACTCTGGCCCACTGTTGGCAAAGATGGCATCTCAGATACACACACAAAGGGAGTTGACATTCCTGTGCGCGGATGACATGTGAGCTATGTGGCGGCTGGTTGCAGCTCGGCAGCGTACTCACTTTTGGCCTGCTTGGCTTCCAGACGGGCTTTTGTCAACAACCAATTCCACTGTTTGAAATGTTGTCATGCTACTGGATGATTTCATTTATATTGTGTAGTTTTTGCATCGTTGATTGTCAAGTAAATGCAAAAAGAAGTTATATGATTtaaattgacataaaaaaaaaaaatacatttgtttctaACCAACCAATCACACGACGATCCCCACTAGGTATCAGGTTATCAGCACCCCGACGGACATCTTCATGGTGATGGAGTACGTCTCGGGAGGGGAGCTCTTTGATTACATCCTCAAGAATGGAAAGGTGAGCTTCTTTTTCCTGGATTTTCCTTATTTGGAGTCGCCGTGTGTGggccaacataaaaaaaaaataataatctgagaATGACACCAAGTGTATTGATCAAAGCAAATACCTTTATGAACCGCagtagcttcatgctaacatgcACTGCAAATTTCCATTGCCAAGCTAGCGTAATTAGCATCAATGTTGCGGCAGTTGTAACACTTGAAGCATCTGATAAAGCAACACATGTAAACAGACAATATGACAATACTCAacatagggctgggcaataaatcgaattaaaaGCTGCCGTCACTTAGTTGTGAAATTCTTCATCTATTATATGGCTTTGTTTCATACCGCCCCCTggtggcaaaaaatgttgaagatgtcctcataatgttaattgtgtaaaaaaaaaaaaaattacacataacaggtgctctttaaatttggcgggcaaaaaatgttgataaaaaagcctttttaattaagcgattaatcgtgattaatcaaaattctaagatgtgattaatctgattcgtttttttaaattatcgtTTGGCAGCTCCAGTTATTGctgatttagggttagggttttttaTAAAGAGCAATTGTGTGAGCGGCCAGACGAGAAGAACTTGGCGACGCTGTCagactttttccccccccgaGATGTCAGAACACGACGCGAGGCGTCGCTTTGTGCTTCTCAACCTTGCACTCACTTTGCACCTTTTTTCTTCCGGCAGTTGGACGAGAAGGAGAGCCGCCGGCTGTTCCAGCAGATCATCTCGGCGGTGGATTATTGCCACCGGCACATGGTGGTGCACCGGGACCTCAAGCCGGAAAATGTCCTGCTCGATGCGCACATGAATGCCAAGATCGCCGATTTTGGTGAGCGGGGGACGAGCATTTTAGCGCGTGGCGGTCGGCCATCAAGGCGAGATGTGATTGGGTAACATTGAGAAGTCGTCAAATGCTGCCCAGCTCGTCCCGTTTTGACAAATACAATTAATGTGCGTAATCTAATTATTTTGATTATGAAGAAACTGTCATAACATAAATATATAGCCACATTTCTTTTAATAAATGATATTAATAAAATagttaaatattttcaaaacatttatttcaatgtatttgacATCTTAATTAGTACTGcaataacttaattattttattcaattgtgATTTTAATCTTATAGTTCACACTTTAATTAATAGTAATACAATAACTTGGTGAACAATTTAATTCATCAATTCACTTTTTGATGAATTATTCAATTCGCTTTATGTTTAAATAcgtaaattatgaaaaaaaaaagacaaatattgcAGGAAATAAGTACATTAGATGCACTCAACAATAATTTAATCTTATTTCAGTTAACAGGCAATTTAATAAATTGTTTCACactttgattaaaaatgtatgattttatttttaatcaaaatggggaaaaaatctagAAAATGCATACATAAATCATCCCATCAAATAAAtacctaaataaatatatgcaacTATTAACCCATTTTACAGTTCACATTTTTTAACTTCTTAATTACgtaaatatatttagaaatacttttaaaaataagtaTGTTGCATAAATGTATTGCATGCTATTCATGCAGCTCACATTTGATTTCACCttaactcatttttttccccataagtCATAAATACATCGATAAATCGTCATGAAATTATTACTTTAAAgtcctaaaaataaatgcactgtATCAAAAATGTCAGATCAGATTTCGCACTTGAATCTATTTATTGACATTATTTAAACTTCCTGTATGCTAATATCAGCATATCGTTCCCAAGTTGTTCCCCCAATAAgctgttgatgttttttgtcCAGGTTTATCAAACATGATGTCCGATGGAGAATTCCTGCGGACGAGTTGCGGCTCTCCCAACTACGCCGCCCCTGAAGTCATCTCAGGAAGGTTCGGAACGTTCGCTAGCAGCACCTTCGAAACCCTCTGGCGGACCATtttaactcccccccccctgGCTTTTGCCGGCAGGTTATACGCCGGTCCCGAGGTGGACATCTGGAGCAGCGGCGTGATCCTCTACGCGCTGCTGTGCGGCACGCTGCCGTTCGACGACGACCACGTGCCCACGCTCTTCAAGAAGATCTGCGACGGCATCTTCTTCACGCCGCCGTACCTCAACCCCGCCGTCACCAGCCTCCTCAAGCACATGCTGCAGGTGGACCCCATGAAGAGAGCCACCATCAGAGAAATCAGGTGATTTGATTTTTGATGCTGTCAATTCCTGTTGCGGCGTATCGAGACCACACGCTGAGCTCGTGTACTTTTGGAGCGTTCTCATCATCGTCATGAGCATTTTCTCAAGAAAGAGGCCACCGCCGCGAATGCGTGACTCCTGCTACTACTTTTCATGTTTCTTCCATTTCTTGTACTTTCTTTTGGCAGCTGTTGGgtgcttttggtgcattaccgccaccttcaGGCTACTGGTGGTGATGCACCAAAATTATTTGCCAGCCgccaaaagaaaaagtcaacacaGTTGGGGAAGATTTTGGGTGTTTGTCCAAGctcgaattttttttattttttttttttttttacaggagagctcagtattgttcattcgatttgacatcatcattgctctccttttttttttctttttttttaaaaatccaagcTCGAATTTTAATATGTACAAGTTGCAGCCAAACTATGAAAACGAAAAAGTATCACTtagatggaaaaataaaataccactttatttatgtagcacGTTTAAAAGACAACAGAGTGCGatacatacaaaaaattaaaacacattaacattcactgccagccattttagaacatttcaaaatattcaATACCCATGTGATattatgttcaataattatatataaactgAATCTGCCAAATGACAGCGTCTCCTTTCTGCCTTGTCCCGTTATTTTATAATCCACAGTAGAAAAATGTAGGTTTgcgcaaaatgcagccattactCCCGTGGACTCACAAacggtgtttattttgtataaaatgggGTAATGGTGTCATCTACCTGTGGTTGCGCATCAGTcaagttgtttccaagtttgacgTTTACAGTGGAGCATAAATAAGATCCTCCCCTATTTAGCCCCGTTAAATGtaattgacaagtatacttgtcaacGTCATTAAAAACGGCGTGTTAAGGGACAAAATGTGGGGGGTCGCtcttgggtttaaaaaataataataataatctgtggGAGTTAATATCTGGAACAAAATACCTGTTTGGTAAGTGAAGCAGAatagcaattaaaatttggcattttgtgatcccccccccccacacacacacacacacacacacacacacacctagcCATCCCCTACTAAAATCAGTACAATTAATCTTTTAattaaaagggatacttgaatCATTGAGCCAGaatgaatgtgataacttcattatttttcatatacaattaataccttttaaaaagtcttttttttccacttgcctGCCGACTGAAGACGTCATcagctgtgctgaggaaacggCTAACgcatgattggtcattgcttATTTTCTCAGCACAggcgatgatgtcatcttcagtggaaaaatgtgtttttaaaggtattaattgtatacaaaaaatcaaattcattctggacaaaatatttaactttttattgctgaaaatggctcaatgagtcccTAATTATCCCTTTAATGCTTTCTTAAACGAGGCCTAGCGAGTAAAATATtgaggcatttttttccccctgaactGGTTAACCCGCGATATTCACATCTTGTCTCTCCTTCCGGCCTTTGTTTCCCCTCACAGAGAAGACGACTGGTTCAAGCAGGACCTCCCCAAGTATTTGTTCCCCGAGGACCCGTCGTACAGCAACAACATGATCGACGACGAGGCCCTCAAGGAAGTCTGCGACAAGTTCGAGTGCACGGAGGAGGAGGTGCTGACCTGCATCTACAGCCGCAACCACCAGGACCCGCTGGCCGTGGCCTACCACCTCATCATCGACAACCGCCGCATCATGAACGAGGCCAAGGACTTCTACCTGGCGTCCAGCCCGCCCGACTCCTTCCTGGACGACCAGCACCTCGGCTCGTCCGGCgcctcggcggcggcggcggcggcggcagccgTGGTCAAGCCCCACCCGGAGCGCGTGCCCTTCCTGGTGGCGGAGACGCCGCCGCGGCCGCGCCACACGCTGGACGAGCTCAATCCGCAAAAGTCCAAGCACCAGGGAGTGCGGCGGGCCAAGTGGCACTTGGGCATCCGCAGCCAGAGCCGACCCAACGACATCATGACCGAAGTGTGCCGCGCCATGAAGCAGCTGGACTACGAGTGGAAGGTGAGACGGGAAGTTTTTTTTCACTCGACATGGGCTGATATTAGATTCTGCCGGTTTGAGGACAAATATCGCAATTTCGTGgttttaaaattacagctctaagtgaaccttttttttttttttattattaaatctccagattattattattttttttaataggtgcACAGTGGCCCCAAACCTGAAATTTTACACGTGCAAGAAGATGATTTAGGGGCGCACAATATTACTGATAAATTGGCGGAAGTAGAATAGCAACAAAATTATCCAAGAatagtcataataataaaaaatctgcaaaattaCTGTTTGCACAGGAGCGAGTAGATGAACACTTTTCTGCCACCATTTTAGGGACAGTCTACAGCAGGGGTGGgcgggccggagtcctgcaggttttggatgtttcccttctccaacacagctgaaatatttgaactttttaaaatgttcacaatATTACTGATAAATTGGCTTAAGTGTGGAGCAAAAGTACGATaccaacaaacatttttaagaataagtcattataaataataataaaatctgtaaaattactgtTTGCACTGGTGCGAGTAGATGAACATTTTTCTCAAATTTTAGGTGCAAATTGCCGCCATTTAGAGGCAGTCTGGAGCCCTGGAAATATTTTGGTCAATAAAACCAACTTTTTCCCCATCGAACACAATcggttttattttcaaacaaattctAGAATATTTGGTACTGAAGGAAACATGTACCGTGTTaagtttcaataaataaatgtcagcgTTCCGCTTCTGTTTGGActcttcttagtaagtcacagtgcgccaccatcactggtgagctattttttagaacTGACCCAGgtgctactcatgttgtcattggggctaactagtacccgctggcagcgtttatttatttatttttgttttaggacaatgcacattaatcagagCAAAATGCATCCGTGTTTACAGCGTCTCTTTTGTCTACGAGAACAAAACGTTAATCGAAGTCAAGGAGTCGGTTCGTTAACTCAAGTCGGCAACTAGCCAATCATGTTAGAGTATAGCTCATTACCAGTGAAAGACAATATTAGCGATCATTAAATCCTTAGTGATCTGTCAAACCGGTAATCAGCACATGCCTGTTTGTCATGcatttatttgagttttttctttctgtgctTTCAGGTTGTGAATCCTTATTATTTGCGCGTGAAAAGGAAAAACCCAGTGACTGGCATGCAGACCAAGATGAGCCTTCAACTCTACCAAGTGGACAGCCGAACCTACCTCCTCGATTTCCGAAGTATCGACGGTACGTCCAAAGCGCAGGCGTCCGTGTCGGTCGGTCGTTCGTCAGCAAAGCGCCGTGAATGAATTCCGTACGTTAGCGAACACGTAAAAACATTTTGCGTGTTTTCCCCAGACGACATGTTGGAAGCCAAATCGGGCACGGCCACCCCGCTCCGCTCGGGATCGGTCGGCAACTACCGCACCACCATCAAGAGCGAGGCGGACGGCGCCGACTCGCCCGCCTCCACCAGCGCCGGCCCGCagcccaagatggccgccgaggGCTCGCTGGCGTCTTCGCTCACCTCCTCCATCGACTCGACGGGAGGCGCCGACGTCCCGCCCGTGCCGCGCCCGGGCAGCCACACCATCGAGTTCTTCGAGATGTGCGCCAACCTCATCAAACTGCTCGCACGATAGCTcgctacgcacacacacacacacacacacgcgcgcgcgcgcaaaccaacacacacacacgtcgatCGCTATAGCCTTGTTTGCTCTCCGAGTGTCTTTTTTAGCAATAAGCATGCAGTCGATGGGCGGCTCGGCCCAGGATAGCCGGGGGAGCGCCGGGGGTGAGCCGAGAGGGAGGGGAGAGCATATTTTGGATCAATACGTTAATACCTTGTGGAGTGATTACACTGAATTTGCTGTACTGACGAGCCAGTCGGCttccagtgcaaaaaaaaaaaaaaatttattaagatcaactttttgtttttgtttttttcctgtgcgggaaaaggaagaagaagcacTTTTGCACACCTTTCTTTTTATTCCTGCTGCTCTCATTTTGGTTTCCTCAAATGGCGGCGCACTCATCGGGCTGTCAGGAAGTGCAATGACCCCTAACCCCGAAGAaagccccgcctcctcctcctcatcaccacttttgtttttgttctgccATTGTTCGGTGAAATACTCACCTAGTCACGTGATATAAAAGTGTTGCTTTGACGCCATCTTGGTGGGGGGGGCTACGTTGGCCCGAGGTTCGGAGTTTCGTTTTGTAAAAGTAGCGCTTTGGTCCCATGTTGGTGATGAGGAATTTGGAGTGCTTCATCTTAAGCGGGCAGTCATTACGCAATCTTGGGGCTGCGGTTGAAGTTCAATCAGGCAGGCCACAGACATGGCCAAGTAGTGCTTTGACGCCATCTTTGTGGCATCTATAGAGCATTGTAAACATTTGTGGCAGGGCTCCGCCCCTCTCCCTGCAGATACCAGGGGaacactgtactttttttttgttggggggggggggggtttgtcaTAGCTATATCAACTTTTTTTAAGGGTGGATTTACACTACAAGTCCAAGTGGCTAGTTGTGATTTCCAAGTACATTTCAAATGACACATATCCTGCAATCACATCCAGATGTGGCCAAATTACACAAACAACTGGAAGTAAACATTattacaaacattaaaaaaacaaaaacaggatgagACACccaattcatttaattatttattggaCACGCCTCTAACATAACTGGTAAATGAGCATCAAAATTTACACGCGCACATTCTAcgcctttctgtgactcctcCAGTCTCTCGTTAAGTCTTTTGCAACGTCCGATAGCACAAAAAGCTCCACTTGGACAGAAAACGTGAGAATCGCGTCACTTGAGCCGCGCAGTGTAAATCCAACCCAAgtgaaaaatacacatttggtTCCCGAGATCTATtgctggatatatatatattattattattttattttttttcctgctttacTTTTTATAATCTGCATCACTTGTCAATCATAATCGAGCATGATTTCACAAGTCATTCAATTCCTGTGTGTCGCGTTAACAAACACATGGTGGCGGAATTGACTACAGTTTTGCCATGAAATCGTGTGCCTACTTGatgatcaatttaaaaaaaaaaaatatcttccaGTATTTTGACTTGACAATCTTTAaattagaccccccccccccccctttccattTGGAAACCCTGGAGCTATTGAATGCTGTTTGCTAGGCAACATTCTcagattcatgttttgtgtcattgtcaattattaaaatgacatttgttaTTCTTTGCTTGTTTACTTCTCGTATAAGTCATTTGGAATTGTGTTGTAATGATTAAGAtttgccttctttttcttttctttttttggtctgtgcagtttgctaaaaaaaaaatgccacgaGTAAGCATTTCGCACCCCCATGTGTGTACTTAACTACAATTAACAATTACTAGAAACGCATAACGTGCAAGTGTTTCTCTAGCAGACGAGCTTATGAATGTGTCAGCCGTTACGGAAATCTTTGATCGTCTGCTGTCAGGTTGCCTTATTTGGCAGGAGCGGGGAACCTACGAGCATTTGATATGGCCCCAAAACATTCAACGCACAAATGTGTCTAATAAACATTTTGGGTggggttccccccccccccccctcccccagaaATTTAGGAGGACTGACCAAAGGTTCCCTGCTGCTGCCTTATCAGTACTGTTGTGAATTATTGGCCCAGTTGAATTCCCACTGTTGGCACacataagaagaaaaaaatgcaacttgaaTTGTTTGAAATCATTTTGCCAAACTACCGCAGACCTCTGATCCACGTCGGTggttgaagactttttttttttgttttgtttgttcacTGTTATGACAAAATACATTGTGTTATCATGAACAGTATCAGTGGTTGCTGATGATGAtggctttaaaacaaaaaaaaatgtttgaaaatatgttgattgtttcatttcattccGACTGAACACcttaagttgacttttttttgttttttcataagAGTTTATGGAATATAGTGAGAATTATGGAGTTTAAGGAAGGGTGGGTATACTTTGGGCTTACAATTTTAAGGTGTGTTGCGGTTATTTGTATGTAGAACTGACGAATGTGACTGTTTGGAGTGGAATTTGTTTGAACCGTTTTGTGTAAAGGGACCCTACTTGAGTGATTTGATCGTGTATATCTGAATGAACAGTGTCGGAATCGTTTGTATACACAACTGCCTAAATAAACTGCTAAATTGCACATAAACCTTCAAAGCCTGTAAAATGTAACGAACGTCTTTTACCTCATATGCAGGTTTGTTGGCTGCTGCACTACGTGAGCGTATCCGCCATATTGCATGTGTCAAATAACTCATTCAGTTATTCACAAACGTTATATTGgaaatgtatgcattttttaaactatcAAACAGAACACCGTCAATTAATAGATTCAATAAAAGAACACTTTAATGGCAATTAACATCTTAAAATACACGTTTTGCACTTCCGCATTGGTTAAACTGAGGATTTATCTCTTCCCAGAAAGAGCATCTCTGAGGGGCGCTGTAGCACACGTGACACATACTGAGCTGTGTATATTAAATGAATTTGATGTATAACACTATTTGTCGTCTatttaattctgttttttatCACAACTGTTTGACaggttattttgtaaaatgattTAACATCTTAAAAGTGTACTTTAACTTTGATGTAACGTCCACTGCCTCCGCATCCGCGAAGGTCCATCTCTTCTCAACGGAACATCTCTGAAGACACCTACACTGTACGGTCAACATTAGACGTGACTGCTAGCTTTTTGTCACCTTTTCacgaatatttttcattttcttaaaacataaaaactaaCATTTCGACAAGAGTCGCGTCCGGGAAGGCGGTGCGACCATGTCCGAACACGACAGTAACCTGTTAACGGAGCCGGAGCCGAGCAACCCTTTTCAGGTAAGGCTGGCTAGCTACTGTAGCTTAGCCACATTTTCATCGCTCTCATTAGCACAtcactgtttacattttgacaCGCGCAGCCGGTTTAAACCGTAATATAacgacaataaaatgttaatttacaTCTTCACTATGCTGACAAcatcaatgacattttttagtcAGCTGAATGAATTACTCTACAAAATCAACTAAATAGATTGAAGCCTGAAAACATTGAATTTATTTGACTGCCTGTTTAATTTAAATGCTTTCTTATGGTGCATTTTATACTGTAGTTTACTGTTGTATCGTAATACATTCACAAAATAAACTTAATTAGTTGTCTTTTCAACCATCTGCCTCACCCAAACATTCAGTCACCTTCACAACCATCCAGTTTAAACATGCAAGTGTAAAAATAGGTCAACATCTGTTTGTATTAAGGAAGAAAATGTTACACTTTGGCAATTTGCATTTTTCCTCCCCCCCAAACATTATTCATCTAGCAGGTGCAGCACATTGGCTGAACTGGAGATGCGCAAACAAATTACTGTCTACGATATAAAAATGAATCGACTACAACTGATTAATCGATCAGCCCTGCAGAAAACTAGTAGCGAGTAAATCAACTGCTATTAGACAACAATTGCAttgcaaatgtgtattttctGCCCACTGTGAATTATTCACATAGAGCCATGCAGGGCCACCATGTTTTTTGGAGTTTGCTCCTGAGCCTGAGGGCAAGCGGAAGAAAACATATGTTAACGGGGACGGGATCCGCCTGCAGGCTACGCAAGACGGACCCTCACTCGGCCCACTTTCTCTGATAATCGGGGCAATTCTTCTCTAAATTTTTGACTCTGGTGTGACTTTTTGGACCCGTCGTCTATATAGTCttgtacacataaaaaaaaaaaaaaggtcatataCTGTccctaaaaaaatctgaaaaaggcAAATTTTAGGGGTGGAAAGTCGTTTAGaaagggagtaaaaaaaaaaaaaacacatttaaataaaataagaaaagttGTATATTTCACCAGAAAAGTcgcatacagtattttttttcctttttttgggagggatgACTTGTGTTGTATATTGTCAAGGTaaagttataaaaataataataataatagatttttttttatttaatttttttaagttgtatgttttcgagaataaagttgtatatttcttttggaaaaaatgtatacTATGCTTtctagggaaaaaaagttttttttttttaaagaacatttgaatttttttaccccccaaaaagttttgcattttaagaaaatttgtgaattttagagagggaaaaaaatgtgtctataTTTTCTAAAcacgtttttttattattattattattttttttagaaataataGATTTTTGAATCTGAAAAGGCTCATTTTAGGGGGATGGGGGGGAGTCGTTTAgaaaggaagtaaaaaaaaacacacatttaaataaaataagaaaagttGTATATTTCACCAGAAACGTcgcatacagtatttttttttcctttttttgggagggatgACTTGTGTTGTATATTGTCAAGGTaaagttataaaaataataataataatagatttttttttatttaatttttttaagttgtatgttttcgagaataaagttgtatatttcttttggaaaaaatgtatacTATGCTTTCTAgggaaatttttttattattttttttaaagaacatttgaattttttta encodes:
- the prkaa1 gene encoding 5'-AMP-activated protein kinase catalytic subunit alpha-1: MATEKTKHEGRVKIGHYILGDTLGVGTFGKVKVGQHELTKHQVAVKILNRQKIRSLDVVGKIRREIQNLKLFRHPHIIKLYQVISTPTDIFMVMEYVSGGELFDYILKNGKLDEKESRRLFQQIISAVDYCHRHMVVHRDLKPENVLLDAHMNAKIADFGLSNMMSDGEFLRTSCGSPNYAAPEVISGRLYAGPEVDIWSSGVILYALLCGTLPFDDDHVPTLFKKICDGIFFTPPYLNPAVTSLLKHMLQVDPMKRATIREIREDDWFKQDLPKYLFPEDPSYSNNMIDDEALKEVCDKFECTEEEVLTCIYSRNHQDPLAVAYHLIIDNRRIMNEAKDFYLASSPPDSFLDDQHLGSSGASAAAAAAAAVVKPHPERVPFLVAETPPRPRHTLDELNPQKSKHQGVRRAKWHLGIRSQSRPNDIMTEVCRAMKQLDYEWKVVNPYYLRVKRKNPVTGMQTKMSLQLYQVDSRTYLLDFRSIDDDMLEAKSGTATPLRSGSVGNYRTTIKSEADGADSPASTSAGPQPKMAAEGSLASSLTSSIDSTGGADVPPVPRPGSHTIEFFEMCANLIKLLAR